The following coding sequences lie in one Hippopotamus amphibius kiboko isolate mHipAmp2 chromosome 17, mHipAmp2.hap2, whole genome shotgun sequence genomic window:
- the LOC130839607 gene encoding uncharacterized protein LOC130839607, with the protein MGWSWEGERKRRTLGRAAFNSHSGCVWEGRGGACRSLPGQISTPAQCGPALAPGGVRELTSPPLVLGRRAGPRRPALPLPPPSSRAALFPVQQYSEGGTGGEHPAELPPGLGLGLRLRLRETIPGVLASCPLWDGPAPEEQRRHLLPLHLRDPGPHLAVSRRWDAGAGSLLTNFWPDFPPLLYSTSFPPPLCLDPCGGGGLLSVRRGRSEQPPGVALKMLTLSLHLSFLSCKLGTVTPTS; encoded by the exons ATGGGCTG GAGCTGGGAAGGGGAGCGAAAAAGAAGGACGCTCGGGAGGGCTGCCTTCAATTCCCATAGCGGCTGTGTCTGGGAGGGGCGTGGAGGAGCCTGCAGAAGTCTGCCTGGGCAG ATCAGCACCCCCGCCCAGTGCGGCCCGGCCCTGGCACCTGGGGGTGTCCGCGAGCTGACCTCGCCTCCACTTGTCCTGGGCAGGCGCGCGGGGCCTCGGCGTCCGGCGCTCCCTCTTCCACCGCCCAGCTCCCGCGCTGCCCTGTTTCCTGTTCAACAATATAGCGAGGGAGGCACCGGCGGAGAGCACCCGGCAGAACTTCCTcccgggctggggctggggctgcggctgcggctgcgAGAGACAATCCCCGGTGTCCTGGCTTCCTGTCCTCTCTGGGACGGGCCAGCGCCAGAGGAGCAGAGACGCCACCTCCTTCCCCTGCACCTCCGGGATCCTGGGCCGCACCTGGCTGTCTCCCGGAGGTGGGATGCCGGGGCAGGAAGCCTCCTTACCAACTTCTGGCCAGATTTCCCTCCACTGCTCTACTCCACCTCCTTTCCCCCACCTCTCTGTCTTGATCCttgtgggggaggagggctcCTATCTGTCCGTAGGGGACGCTCAGAGCAACCTCCTGGGGTGGCACTCAAAATGCTCACCTTAtctctgcatctcagttttctttcctgtaaaCTGGGGACGGTAAcacctacttcatag